Proteins encoded together in one Pseudomonadota bacterium window:
- a CDS encoding N-succinylarginine dihydrolase, with translation MPLTEINFDGIIGPTHNYAGLSPGNLASANNAGAISRPRDAALQGVAKMQANLDLGLAQGFFMPLPRPDHGWLKSLATDYVSADPHIRAAAFSASSMWAANAATVSPAPDSHDGRCHLTVANLVTMPHRSHEWPDTLAQLQLAFADGDHFAVHGPVPPPYGDEGAANHMRLCPAHGEVGIEVFVYGRSGGSFPARQHEEASRAIARRHGLDQANTLFIEQSPVAIEAGAFHNDVVAVANENVLFTHEQAFADRDAALADIRAHCPWAEIVEVPASAVSLADAIRSYLFNAQLVTLPDSAGMALILPTEAQKTPAVWHWLQDMVAGNGPIRRLVPVDVRQSMANGGGPACLRLRVVADPATVDSRFIATAQQLAHIASVVEEYWPEQIHADDIGSPELVAQAVAARSALLATLGLGELEAPVAKALSV, from the coding sequence CCGACGCACAATTACGCCGGGCTGAGTCCCGGCAATCTTGCCTCGGCGAATAATGCCGGAGCGATATCGCGCCCACGTGATGCGGCTTTGCAGGGTGTTGCCAAAATGCAGGCCAATCTCGACCTCGGTCTGGCACAGGGCTTTTTCATGCCGCTGCCCCGCCCCGATCATGGCTGGCTGAAATCGCTGGCGACCGATTATGTCAGCGCCGATCCGCATATCCGTGCCGCAGCGTTCTCGGCCTCGTCCATGTGGGCCGCCAATGCTGCCACCGTCAGCCCGGCGCCGGACAGTCATGACGGACGCTGCCATCTCACTGTCGCCAATCTGGTGACCATGCCGCATCGCAGCCATGAATGGCCCGATACGCTGGCGCAGCTGCAACTGGCCTTTGCCGATGGTGATCATTTCGCGGTGCACGGGCCGGTGCCGCCGCCCTATGGCGATGAGGGCGCGGCCAATCATATGCGGCTCTGCCCGGCCCATGGCGAGGTCGGCATAGAAGTGTTTGTCTATGGTCGTTCAGGGGGTTCCTTTCCGGCGCGTCAGCATGAGGAAGCCAGCCGCGCTATAGCCCGTCGCCATGGGCTGGATCAGGCCAACACACTGTTTATCGAACAGTCACCTGTAGCGATTGAAGCCGGCGCGTTTCACAATGATGTCGTCGCGGTTGCCAATGAGAATGTGCTGTTCACCCATGAGCAGGCCTTTGCCGATCGCGATGCGGCGCTGGCCGACATTCGTGCGCATTGCCCCTGGGCAGAGATTGTCGAGGTACCGGCATCGGCGGTGTCGCTCGCCGATGCCATTCGCAGCTATCTGTTCAACGCCCAGCTGGTGACATTGCCTGATAGTGCAGGGATGGCCTTGATCCTGCCCACCGAGGCGCAGAAGACCCCGGCGGTGTGGCACTGGCTGCAGGATATGGTGGCAGGCAATGGTCCGATTCGCCGTCTTGTTCCGGTCGATGTCCGCCAATCCATGGCCAATGGCGGCGGTCCTGCCTGTCTGCGGCTGCGTGTGGTTGCGGATCCGGCAACAGTCGACAGCCGCTTCATCGCCACGGCCCAGCAGCTTGCACATATTGCATCGGTCGTTGAGGAATACTGGCCAGAGCAGATTCACGCCGATGACATCGGCTCACCGGAACTGGTCGCACAGGCTGTGGCGGCCCGCAGCGCATTGCTGGCAACGCT